The genomic DNA CGCCGACCGCGACCCCCGTGACGTCGAAGTCGTCTCCATGGTCATGTGCGCCATCCACGACGACGCCGAGGTCGCCAGACGCGAACTGGCCCAACAGATTGCGTTCTACTCCTCGGTCAAGTCCTACGAGACGGTCCTCGACGTGAACGGCTTCGCCACCGAGGGCAAGGCGATCCGGGAAGCCTTCGCCCGACGTGATTTCCCGGCGATGTTCGCCGCAGTGTCCGACAAGATGATCGACACCATGGGCGTCGCAGGCACCGCGGACGACGTCCGCAACGGGCTTACCCGCTACGAAGGCGTTCTCGACCACATCATGCTGTACTCACCATCGGTCGGCATCGCCCCCGAACGCGTACAGGAGAACCTCGAGAGCATCATCCGAGAATGCGCACCGCTGAGATCTTCTCGATCGGAACAGTAGGTCATCTTTTCCCGGAACCTGGACCGCATTCGCTGCGACCCCACTCGGAGCGACCCACGCAACCCAGCGGACGCGATGTCGCCCACCGCGTCAGGCTCTGCGTGTCTCGAATGTGTTACTAACAGGCTACCGGGGACTTAGTAAGCAACGACGGCCCGACAAATGTTCGGAACGGAGTTGCCCCCAAACGAAGTGATGGTCTCATTCTCCCGAGAATCGCTCGGCCACACCGTACTGGGCCGCCCGACGCATGAGGTCCTGCTGCAACCTTTGGAGAACGGCGCGGCACGCCGTGCAAGCAATTAACACCGATAGTTTCCGGCCTGGATCAGGTCAGAACTGAGACGCTGCCGCAGTGTGCAGCCGCGAACATCAAAGGCATGTGACTTTCAGCTTCGGGCGTCTCCGTCATGGCACAGTCTGCAGGATGCGGAGTGGACACCGCTGGGTGCGTTGAGGACGAAATGAGAAGACGGAGTGCGTGTCGAGCCCTCGCTTTCCTCGCGGGACTCGTCGCCGCTGACGCAGCTGTCGGGGGGCCCGAGGGTCGTGCTTCTCACGGGCACTAGCTGATGTGGCGATATTCGCCGAACCCGCCGGAGTCCCACGCCCGACAGTTGTCGGGATTGAAGTGGCCTCGATACACGGGCCTTGGCATACAGATCGCGCCTCGCTACGTGCGAGAGATCTGCGCAACGGCCAACCCGACGCAATCGAAGTGACCACCCGGCGCATCTACCGCCTTTTTCGTCCGGCGAATAGCCGTCGTCCGGACGCCAGAATGCAAGAGGTGTGTGGATCGGGTGGTCGAGCACGCCGGGGAGACGCTTGGGGCAGAGGCATGGCGCCGAGGCCTAGTCGGCTGGAACGTTCAGTGGGTCGACAGGCCTGGCGGCGTAAGAATGCGGATCATGGGCGTTCGTCGGCATGAATGTGGCTGTGGTCGTGGACCGATCCGTCCGCACGTTTCTATGTTCAACGTATGAACTCGAATGAGAAGCTTCGGGCTCGGTACCGAGCCCGTGAAGCACAGCGGAGAATGAACGAGGAGAGGGCTCGGCGTGAGCGCGCCAATGCCGATGCCGCCGCGACGATCCGACTGACGCTGCACCGAGTTGAGGCTGTCGATACATGGGAACGGGTGCGACTCGATCAGGCGCAGGAGCGTGTCCGCGCCGAGGGGGCTAAAAGGCGTGCAGATCATCTCGCCGGTCTGCAGGCCGCCGTCGAGCAGATGAGGGGTCGGGGCGAGACGTTGGTCAAGATCGCTGCGCTTGTCGATGTCGATGTTCGCGAGATCAAAATCGCGCTGCGCAGGGCTCGCACTGCAGACGAGGGAGGACGCGGGATGGCGGGCATCTCGGGCGCGGGTACGCGGTCTGCTGGCTCCGCGCCGCAAGACGGGGATTTCGAGATCAGAGACCCACTGTCCGACAATGCCGATCGACGTTCCTTCAGCGGTGATGACGACGGCGCCGGTTCCTACGACCCGACTCGGTGTGTCCGCTGCGAGGCAGTGATGCTTGATCTCGACGACGGGCCGCGACGCGGACGTCGTCGGCTGTACTGTTCCGACACGTGCCGACGTGACGCCTCGGCGGCGCGTACGGCCGCAGAGCGCTACGGGTCACCCATACGAGTCGTCGAGGTGCGGAAAACCGTTGCCTCCTCCAAGCCGACTGCGGCGTCCGCAAGGCCGGAGCTGGCGCCCATCACGCCGCTCCACGCCGTCGACATCTTGCTCGAGAACGACGAGGCGCTGCACGCGTTGCTAGCGCGCGTGACAGAACAAGCGCGACTCAAGAAACTGGATCGCCCGACACTGACGGCCGCGAGAGAACTTTCGAAAGCCGTTCATCCGTTGCGTGGTTGATGGGGCCTTCACCCCCGTACCAGGCAGCAGTCGCTCAGCGTGTCCTGCGGCGGCGGTGTCTTCGGCTGGCAGGACTGCATCCGGTCATGCTCGCGACGGCGCGACCGAGGCTATGAATGGACCATCCGGCGAGTTCGGCTGCCAGGTCCTCGATGTCCCACTCGAGCTCGTGAATTGCCGATCGACGCTTGGCCTTGATCATTTCGCTTGCGTCGTCGTGGTGGGGTCGGATCCGGTGTTGGCGTTCATAGTCATCAACAACGGTGTCGCACACGTCGTCGAGCGTGGTGATCAAACGGGTCGCGGCCATGTCCGTGTTCTCTGCGATGTACTCGTCGCAATCTTCCTGGGACCAGGATGGCGGGAATCGCAAGTGCGATCGGAATAGGTGCCTGATTGCTTTGCCGAATTCGCCGGAGAACTGGATGTCGGGCCAGTCCTCAACGGTCTCGTCGGCCAGTTTCTTCACATCGTCTTCGAGACTCACGACCATCGCCTCCCGGTT from Mycolicibacterium arabiense includes the following:
- a CDS encoding transposase, with the translated sequence MVVSLEDDVKKLADETVEDWPDIQFSGEFGKAIRHLFRSHLRFPPSWSQEDCDEYIAENTDMAATRLITTLDDVCDTVVDDYERQHRIRPHHDDASEMIKAKRRSAIHELEWDIEDLAAELAGWSIHSLGRAVASMTGCSPASRRHRRRRTR